Proteins encoded within one genomic window of Flavobacterium sp. NG2:
- a CDS encoding Do family serine endopeptidase, whose product MKNISQLFIVSILSGVLTLGAYKLAFDSNAPFSFDKSPVITRANDTFNKRVGLSASVLDFTEAAEKTIHSVVHVKNVTRRTVTNPMLEFFYGYKGGQSQEQIGTGSGVIISEDGYIVTNNHVVKDASEIEITLNNKKSYKAKLIGTDSKMDIALLKIDANEKLSYTAFGDSDNVKVGEWVLAVGNPYNLTSTVTAGIVSAKARNLGDNGIQSFIQTDAAVNPGNSGGALVDTNGNLIGINTMISSMTGSYVGYSFAVPSNIARKIIEDIMEYGNVQRGILGVEGGELNASASKELGIAQTEGFYINRVTKNSGAEKSGLQKGDIIIRLDNQNISTFADLSGYINTKRPNDKVEVTFLRDGKSKSVAVTLTKNEFFTTEFKGIELENIDVSDKKKFKIDYGVKIKSINNENLKQYTDELKGNIILSIDNVKATDIESVSKLLNKKDENQSIRLEMINKSGEIIRIII is encoded by the coding sequence ATGAAAAATATTTCACAACTTTTTATTGTATCTATATTAAGTGGAGTGCTTACTTTGGGAGCTTATAAGTTAGCATTTGATTCTAATGCTCCTTTTTCTTTTGATAAAAGTCCAGTGATTACAAGGGCAAATGATACGTTTAACAAAAGGGTAGGTCTTTCAGCGAGTGTATTGGATTTTACAGAAGCAGCTGAAAAAACAATTCATTCAGTGGTCCATGTGAAAAATGTTACTCGTAGAACAGTAACTAATCCGATGCTGGAGTTTTTTTATGGCTATAAAGGAGGGCAATCACAAGAACAAATTGGTACAGGTTCAGGGGTTATTATTTCTGAAGACGGGTATATTGTAACCAATAACCATGTGGTAAAAGATGCATCGGAAATTGAAATTACCTTGAATAATAAGAAATCATATAAAGCAAAGTTAATAGGAACCGATTCCAAGATGGATATTGCTTTGTTGAAAATTGATGCGAATGAAAAATTATCGTATACCGCTTTTGGAGATTCAGATAATGTGAAAGTTGGGGAGTGGGTACTTGCAGTGGGTAATCCTTACAATCTTACCTCGACTGTTACAGCAGGGATAGTTTCTGCAAAAGCTAGAAATTTAGGCGATAATGGTATTCAATCTTTTATCCAAACCGATGCTGCCGTAAATCCAGGGAATAGTGGAGGAGCTTTGGTGGATACTAATGGGAATTTAATTGGTATCAATACAATGATTTCCTCTATGACAGGTTCATATGTTGGTTATTCATTTGCTGTTCCGTCCAATATAGCTCGAAAAATTATCGAAGATATCATGGAATATGGTAATGTACAACGTGGTATTCTTGGAGTTGAAGGAGGCGAATTAAATGCCTCTGCATCTAAAGAATTAGGAATTGCTCAGACTGAAGGCTTTTATATTAATAGGGTTACTAAAAATTCGGGTGCTGAAAAATCGGGGTTGCAAAAAGGCGATATTATCATCAGATTAGATAATCAAAATATCTCAACATTTGCTGATTTATCAGGCTATATAAACACTAAGAGACCTAATGATAAAGTGGAGGTAACTTTTTTAAGAGATGGAAAAAGTAAGTCTGTAGCAGTGACCTTGACTAAAAATGAATTTTTTACAACTGAATTTAAAGGAATCGAATTAGAAAATATTGATGTTTCAGATAAGAAGAAGTTTAAAATTGATTATGGGGTTAAAATAAAATCGATTAACAATGAAAATTTAAAACAATATACTGATGAATTAAAAGGGAATATTATTTTGAGTATTGATAATGTAAAAGCAACTGATATTGAGTCGGTTTCAAAACTTTTAAATAAAAAAGATGAAAATCAAAGTATTCGTTTGGAAATGATTAATAAAAGTGGAGAAATTATTCGAATCATTATTTAA
- a CDS encoding methionine aminotransferase, protein MSKLPNISTSIFSVMSKLAADHNAINLSQGFPNFTVDERLKNIVAQLVHQEVHQYTPMSGYPPLLQKIAQLTKKQYNRIVIPESEILITTGATQGIFTTIQALVNKEDEVIILDPSYDSYEPSVLLANGIPVRIPLNDDYTPNWGNIEKACSSKTRMIIINNPHNPTGKILNASDFEKLEGILENFPQILILSDEVYEYITFEEKHISAHTRKKLLNRCITASSFGKSFHVTGWKVGYIIAPEHLMNEIKKVHQFLVFSVNSLAQAAISDYLDIVSIEEIRSFYKEKRDYFRQLLQNSRFKLLPCEGTYFQVVSYAAISDENDVDFCKRLVKEYGVAAIPISTFYNNAKDLKLIRFCFAKDNQTLEAAAEKLCLL, encoded by the coding sequence ATGAGTAAACTCCCAAATATCTCTACTAGTATTTTTTCAGTTATGTCAAAATTGGCAGCTGATCATAATGCTATCAATTTATCACAAGGATTTCCGAACTTTACAGTTGACGAACGATTAAAAAATATCGTTGCGCAATTAGTACATCAAGAAGTTCATCAATACACACCCATGTCAGGCTACCCTCCTTTATTACAAAAAATAGCCCAACTAACAAAAAAACAGTACAACAGAATAGTTATCCCTGAAAGCGAAATACTCATCACAACAGGGGCTACACAGGGAATCTTCACAACAATACAAGCCCTAGTAAACAAAGAAGACGAAGTAATCATCCTAGACCCAAGTTACGATTCATATGAGCCTTCTGTTTTATTAGCAAATGGAATACCGGTCCGAATTCCGTTAAATGATGACTACACACCTAATTGGGGCAATATTGAAAAAGCTTGTTCGTCAAAAACACGAATGATAATTATCAATAATCCTCATAATCCCACAGGTAAAATCTTAAATGCATCTGACTTTGAAAAACTTGAAGGTATTCTTGAAAACTTTCCGCAAATACTAATACTTTCTGATGAAGTATACGAGTACATTACATTTGAAGAAAAACACATTTCAGCTCATACAAGAAAAAAACTGCTCAACCGCTGCATAACCGCTTCTTCTTTTGGAAAATCATTTCATGTCACGGGTTGGAAAGTAGGCTACATAATCGCTCCTGAACATTTGATGAACGAAATCAAAAAAGTCCATCAATTTTTGGTTTTCAGTGTAAATAGCTTAGCACAAGCGGCAATTAGTGACTATCTAGACATTGTTTCAATTGAAGAAATTCGTTCCTTTTACAAAGAAAAAAGAGATTATTTCAGACAGCTACTTCAAAATAGCCGATTCAAACTCCTTCCATGCGAAGGAACTTATTTCCAAGTAGTATCCTACGCTGCTATTTCTGATGAAAATGATGTAGATTTTTGCAAAAGACTAGTTAAAGAATATGGTGTCGCGGCTATTCCAATTTCAACTTTCTATAATAATGCCAAAGACCTAAAGTTAATTCGGTTCTGTTTTGCCAAAGACAATCAAACCTTAGAAGCCGCTGCTGAGAAACTTTGCCTACTTTAA
- a CDS encoding family 16 glycosylhydrolase, which yields MKKTAFLLLTSLCISLISCSKDSVDTPIPPPTVTTPVPEITDWKLIPVPADAGTGKKWEFQSDVSDDFEYTFNPVSTKTTFGNGKWTNFYHNAWDGPGLTKWKYENVSVSGGLLELKTTRVDGETKSYDYGGNTLTGKATRLGAVSSSKQIVYPVYIESRIKIANTVCTSGAWMLSPDDTQEIDFMEAWGGKAARNNVPGGRQFSKTIHLSHHVFIRNPFEDYQPADITTWYTDSKVGDWTDAYHRYGVYWKSPTELEYYIDGKLVRSTNNLDTVGSKDGIDPKSFTSPTKDKATRTGLNKAMDILITMEDQNWRAGIGCTPTDEEIKDIDGNTMKIDWIRIFKPVNK from the coding sequence ATGAAAAAAACCGCATTTTTATTATTAACCTCCTTGTGCATCAGTTTAATTTCCTGCAGCAAAGACTCAGTTGACACACCTATTCCCCCTCCTACTGTAACTACACCAGTACCAGAAATAACCGATTGGAAATTAATACCAGTACCTGCAGATGCTGGAACAGGAAAAAAATGGGAATTTCAATCTGACGTTTCAGATGACTTTGAATATACTTTTAACCCAGTTTCTACCAAAACAACTTTTGGAAATGGAAAATGGACTAACTTTTACCATAATGCATGGGATGGACCTGGACTAACAAAATGGAAATATGAAAATGTTTCAGTTTCTGGAGGATTACTAGAACTAAAAACAACAAGAGTTGATGGAGAAACGAAATCATACGATTATGGTGGAAACACACTAACTGGAAAAGCGACACGTTTAGGAGCAGTCTCTTCTAGCAAACAAATTGTATATCCAGTATATATTGAAAGTAGAATTAAAATAGCAAACACCGTTTGTACCTCTGGGGCATGGATGCTTAGCCCTGATGACACTCAAGAAATTGATTTTATGGAAGCTTGGGGAGGTAAAGCGGCTAGAAACAATGTCCCAGGCGGCAGACAATTTTCTAAAACAATCCACTTGAGTCACCACGTTTTTATCCGAAATCCATTTGAAGATTATCAACCAGCAGACATTACTACATGGTACACAGATAGCAAGGTGGGCGATTGGACTGATGCTTATCATCGTTATGGAGTGTACTGGAAAAGCCCAACAGAGTTAGAATATTATATTGATGGTAAACTTGTTCGTTCCACAAATAATTTAGACACCGTAGGAAGTAAAGACGGAATCGACCCTAAAAGCTTCACTTCTCCAACAAAGGACAAAGCTACTCGTACCGGACTTAACAAAGCAATGGATATCCTAATTACCATGGAAGACCAAAACTGGAGAGCTGGAATTGGATGCACACCAACTGATGAAGAAATCAAAGACATTGACGGAAACACCATGAAAATAGACTGGATTAGGATTTTTAAACCAGTAAATAAATAA
- the dapF gene encoding diaminopimelate epimerase — protein sequence MQISFYKYQGTGNDFVMIDNRLAIFPKDNTNLVARLCDRRFGIGADGLILLENDSETDFKMVYYNSDGNQSSMCGNGGRCLVAFAKKLNVIENKTTFNAVDGLHHATVGEDEIVSLQMIDVDQIKTTADYSFLNTGSPHHVQIVEDLENYNVKENGAAIRYGELYGKEGSNINFVKKINDTTFSLRTYERGVEDETLACGTGATAAAIAMNETGETDATSININVEGGKLMVSFDKKDNKYTNVFLNGPAEFVFEGKVEI from the coding sequence ATGCAAATATCTTTTTACAAATACCAAGGCACAGGAAACGATTTCGTAATGATAGACAATCGATTAGCTATTTTTCCAAAAGACAACACCAATCTAGTTGCACGTTTATGCGACAGACGATTTGGCATAGGTGCTGATGGACTTATATTACTAGAAAACGATTCTGAAACCGACTTTAAAATGGTTTATTACAATTCTGATGGAAATCAAAGTTCGATGTGCGGAAATGGAGGAAGATGTTTAGTCGCTTTCGCAAAAAAATTAAATGTAATCGAAAACAAAACTACATTCAATGCTGTTGATGGTCTTCATCATGCAACTGTGGGAGAAGATGAAATTGTATCACTACAAATGATTGATGTAGACCAAATTAAAACAACCGCAGATTATTCTTTTTTAAACACAGGTTCACCTCATCATGTACAAATCGTAGAAGATTTAGAAAACTACAACGTAAAAGAAAACGGAGCAGCAATTCGTTACGGGGAACTTTATGGGAAAGAAGGAAGCAATATCAATTTTGTAAAAAAAATAAACGATACTACTTTTTCGTTGAGAACCTACGAAAGAGGTGTTGAAGACGAAACACTAGCATGTGGAACTGGTGCAACTGCTGCAGCAATAGCTATGAATGAAACTGGAGAAACAGATGCTACTTCCATAAATATCAATGTAGAAGGCGGAAAACTGATGGTTTCCTTTGATAAAAAAGATAATAAATACACAAATGTGTTCTTAAATGGACCTGCTGAATTTGTATTTGAAGGAAAGGTGGAAATTTAA
- a CDS encoding low molecular weight protein-tyrosine-phosphatase: MAVKILMVCLGNICRSPLAEGILASKLPKNKFIVDSAGTGSWHIGHSPDKRSIAVAQKNKLDISKQKGRQFKTSDFDNFDYIYVMDSSNYNDVIELAKTPEHIAKVNMILNEIFPNENVDVPDPYYGANNGFDLVYKMLDEACESIALKLLNKHA; the protein is encoded by the coding sequence ATGGCTGTGAAAATTTTAATGGTATGCCTTGGAAACATATGTCGTTCTCCTCTGGCAGAAGGCATTTTAGCTTCAAAACTACCTAAAAACAAATTCATAGTAGATTCAGCTGGCACAGGTTCATGGCACATTGGGCATTCACCTGACAAACGCTCTATAGCCGTTGCTCAAAAAAACAAACTCGACATTTCTAAACAAAAAGGAAGACAATTTAAAACTTCTGATTTTGACAATTTCGACTATATATATGTAATGGATAGTTCAAATTACAATGACGTAATAGAATTAGCAAAAACGCCAGAACATATTGCCAAAGTCAATATGATCTTAAACGAAATATTCCCCAACGAAAATGTAGATGTTCCGGACCCATACTACGGAGCAAATAATGGATTTGATTTAGTATACAAAATGCTAGACGAAGCTTGTGAATCTATCGCACTAAAGCTACTAAACAAACACGCATAA
- the dnaA gene encoding chromosomal replication initiator protein DnaA — protein MNKTAQSVWENCLSFIKDNIQDQAYKTWFEPIKSVELTDNALYIQVPSKFFYEWLEEHYVKLLKVALTKELGKNAKLLYKIKMENTYGNKQPFTEQLPSANRVPMKPQDVDAPLKNLNPELRNPFVIPGIRNLKIESQLNANYSFDNFLEGDSNRLARSAGMAVANKPGGTSFNPLLIFGGVGLGKTHLAHAIGVEIKDKYPEKTVLYISAEIFTQQYIDSVKKNNRNDFIHFYQLIDVLIIDDVQFLSGKSGTQDVFFHIFNYLHQNGKQVILTSDKAPVDMQDIEQRLLSRFKWGLSAELHQPDYETRISILKNILYRDGVEMPEEIIEYVARNIKSNVRELEGAIISLIAQSSFNKKEVTIELAKGVVEKFVKNVKREISIDYIQKIVSDYFQLDLETLQSKTRKRHVVQARQLAMFFAKKFTKASLANIGSQIGDRDHATVLHACKTVDNLVTTDKQFKKFVDDIHKKLTL, from the coding sequence ATGAACAAAACTGCACAATCAGTATGGGAGAACTGTCTGTCTTTTATAAAAGACAACATTCAAGACCAAGCCTACAAAACTTGGTTTGAACCAATTAAGTCAGTTGAACTTACCGATAACGCACTTTATATTCAGGTTCCTAGTAAATTTTTCTACGAATGGCTAGAAGAACACTATGTAAAATTATTAAAAGTTGCTTTAACAAAAGAACTTGGAAAAAACGCAAAGTTACTCTATAAAATCAAGATGGAAAACACTTATGGTAACAAACAACCGTTTACTGAACAGTTGCCAAGTGCCAATAGAGTTCCTATGAAACCACAAGATGTAGATGCTCCATTAAAAAACCTAAATCCAGAATTAAGAAACCCTTTTGTAATTCCGGGAATTAGAAATTTAAAAATAGAATCACAATTAAATGCCAATTACAGTTTTGACAACTTCTTAGAAGGAGATTCAAACAGACTGGCTCGATCTGCTGGTATGGCTGTAGCCAATAAACCAGGTGGAACCTCTTTTAACCCTCTATTAATTTTCGGAGGAGTTGGACTGGGAAAAACTCACTTAGCACATGCTATTGGTGTAGAGATTAAAGACAAATATCCTGAAAAAACGGTTTTATATATTTCTGCCGAAATTTTCACTCAACAATACATTGACTCTGTCAAAAAGAATAATAGAAATGATTTTATTCACTTCTATCAATTAATTGATGTTCTAATCATTGACGACGTACAATTCCTATCCGGTAAATCAGGAACGCAAGATGTGTTTTTTCACATTTTTAATTACTTACACCAAAATGGAAAGCAAGTTATATTAACTTCTGACAAGGCACCAGTTGACATGCAAGATATTGAACAACGTTTATTATCTCGATTCAAATGGGGACTTTCAGCTGAACTACACCAACCGGATTACGAAACAAGAATTTCTATCTTAAAAAACATTCTATATCGTGATGGTGTGGAAATGCCTGAAGAAATTATCGAATATGTAGCTAGAAACATTAAATCAAATGTTCGCGAATTAGAAGGTGCTATCATTTCATTAATTGCTCAATCTTCTTTCAACAAAAAAGAAGTAACTATTGAGCTTGCTAAAGGTGTGGTTGAAAAGTTTGTAAAAAATGTCAAACGAGAAATTTCAATAGATTATATTCAAAAAATCGTTTCAGATTATTTCCAGTTAGACTTAGAAACTTTACAATCTAAAACAAGAAAAAGACACGTTGTTCAAGCAAGACAGTTAGCCATGTTTTTTGCTAAAAAGTTTACCAAAGCTTCTCTAGCAAACATTGGTTCACAAATTGGCGACCGTGACCATGCTACTGTATTACACGCTTGTAAAACAGTTGACAATCTAGTGACAACCGACAAACAATTCAAAAAGTTTGTTGATGATATACACAAAAAACTAACGCTATAA
- a CDS encoding SAM-dependent methyltransferase, with protein MKSQNTIGKLYLIPTTMGDCDPIDVLPQTIKRAIDLIDYYIVENEKTARKSIKQVQPEKKQSELILFALNKRTEPHEHKEFIKPLLEGKDMGLMSEAGCPGVADPGAVIVKLAHEKGIQVVPLVGPSSILLAMMASGMNGQSFTFHGYLPIEKGEKKATLKVLEKVSLERNQSQIFIETPYRNNKMLEDLLQILNPETHLCIAADITLSTEYIKTKKAKDWKKETVDLHNRPAIFIIHKM; from the coding sequence ATGAAATCGCAAAATACAATTGGAAAACTCTATTTAATTCCAACAACAATGGGAGATTGTGATCCTATAGATGTTTTACCTCAAACCATCAAAAGAGCCATAGACTTAATCGATTATTATATTGTTGAAAACGAAAAAACTGCTCGAAAATCTATTAAGCAAGTACAACCCGAAAAAAAGCAATCCGAATTAATCTTATTTGCCTTAAACAAACGCACTGAACCTCATGAGCATAAAGAATTCATCAAACCCTTACTAGAAGGAAAAGACATGGGACTAATGAGTGAGGCGGGTTGCCCTGGAGTCGCTGATCCAGGCGCTGTCATTGTAAAACTAGCACATGAAAAAGGAATCCAAGTAGTTCCTTTAGTTGGCCCATCCTCTATTCTACTTGCCATGATGGCTTCAGGAATGAACGGGCAAAGTTTTACTTTTCATGGCTATTTACCGATTGAAAAAGGAGAAAAAAAAGCTACTTTAAAAGTTTTAGAAAAAGTTTCCCTAGAAAGAAACCAATCTCAAATTTTTATTGAAACCCCTTATCGCAACAACAAAATGCTCGAAGATTTATTACAAATATTAAATCCAGAAACACATTTATGTATTGCTGCTGATATCACCTTATCAACAGAATACATTAAAACTAAAAAAGCAAAAGACTGGAAAAAAGAAACCGTCGATTTACATAATAGACCAGCGATTTTTATCATCCATAAAATGTAA
- a CDS encoding SDR family oxidoreductase encodes MNFTAKMLRDDALKGKVIVVTGGGSGLGKAMTKYFLELGAKVAITSRDLAKLQNTAKELETETKGECLPLQCDVRHYEEVEQMLEAVIKKFGKVDVLLNNAAGNFISPTERLSSNAFDTIIDIVLKGTKNCTLAFGKHWIDSKQPQSTILNIVTTYAWTGSAYVVPSATAKAGVLAMTRSLAVEWAKYGIRTNAIAPGPFPTKGAWDRLLPGDLAEKFDMSKKVPLQRVGDHQELANLAAYLVSDFSAYINGEVVVIDGGEWLKGAGQFNILEAIPEELWDQLEAMIKAKK; translated from the coding sequence ATGAATTTTACAGCCAAAATGTTACGCGATGATGCTCTCAAAGGAAAAGTAATTGTAGTTACAGGAGGTGGTAGTGGTCTCGGTAAAGCTATGACCAAATACTTTCTTGAATTAGGTGCAAAAGTCGCTATTACTTCCAGAGATTTAGCCAAATTACAAAATACTGCCAAAGAATTAGAAACAGAAACCAAAGGAGAATGCCTGCCTCTTCAATGTGATGTACGCCATTACGAAGAAGTAGAGCAAATGCTTGAAGCAGTGATTAAAAAATTTGGTAAAGTTGACGTATTACTAAACAATGCCGCTGGAAATTTTATTTCACCAACTGAACGCTTGTCCTCGAATGCTTTTGACACCATAATCGATATTGTTCTCAAAGGAACCAAAAATTGCACACTTGCTTTTGGAAAACACTGGATTGACAGTAAACAACCTCAGTCGACTATTTTAAACATTGTAACCACCTACGCCTGGACAGGTTCAGCTTATGTTGTACCTAGTGCTACCGCAAAAGCTGGCGTACTTGCCATGACGCGTAGTCTTGCTGTCGAATGGGCAAAATATGGGATACGAACCAATGCAATCGCACCAGGACCTTTTCCTACCAAAGGTGCTTGGGACCGACTGTTACCTGGAGATTTAGCCGAAAAATTTGACATGTCCAAAAAAGTCCCCCTGCAACGCGTGGGAGACCATCAAGAATTAGCCAATTTAGCTGCATATTTAGTTTCAGACTTTTCGGCCTACATCAATGGAGAAGTTGTCGTTATTGACGGAGGAGAATGGCTAAAAGGAGCTGGTCAATTCAATATACTAGAAGCAATCCCTGAAGAACTTTGGGATCAACTGGAAGCCATGATAAAAGCTAAAAAATAA